From one Alphaproteobacteria bacterium genomic stretch:
- a CDS encoding ATP phosphoribosyltransferase regulatory subunit: protein MTDSGENRALLPAGLHDLLPPRAAQESATISGIMDTFRACGYEQVKPPLVEFESTLVGNGTNGGGSLAGQMFRMMDPVSQHMMAVRADITLQVARIAEARLHDEPRPLRLSYAGQILRVRGNQLRPERQFAQVGLELVGAADISADVEVISLAADALVAAGVPRPTVDLNSPALVANILAQIDLDEATTADLRAALDRKDEDATGDILRGNGIAFSDAAKALCALIETVGPADDVIGELQALSLPDGAQAEVERLAAVVAGLHAAVPDLPLTLDPVEYRGFEYHTGVSFTLFAEGVRGELGRGGRYITGAGEAATGVSLYMDSILRALPAPAPVDRLYLPHGTPFQAGAEFRDAGWITVAGMAPEGDAAAEANRLGCSHLLVDGTPARADGSDI from the coding sequence ATGACTGATTCAGGTGAAAACAGGGCACTGCTGCCGGCGGGCCTCCACGATCTCCTGCCGCCGCGCGCGGCGCAGGAATCCGCGACCATTTCCGGGATCATGGACACCTTCCGCGCCTGCGGCTACGAGCAGGTCAAACCGCCGCTCGTGGAGTTCGAATCCACGCTCGTGGGCAACGGCACGAATGGTGGCGGCAGCCTCGCGGGTCAGATGTTCCGGATGATGGACCCGGTCAGCCAGCACATGATGGCCGTGCGGGCCGATATCACGTTGCAGGTCGCCCGGATTGCCGAAGCGCGGTTGCACGATGAACCGCGGCCGTTGCGCCTGTCCTATGCGGGACAAATCCTGCGGGTGCGCGGCAACCAGCTGCGGCCCGAGCGCCAGTTTGCCCAGGTCGGTCTCGAGCTGGTCGGCGCCGCGGACATCAGCGCGGATGTCGAGGTGATCTCACTGGCGGCGGACGCGCTTGTGGCCGCCGGTGTGCCGCGGCCCACGGTCGATCTCAATTCGCCGGCCCTGGTGGCGAATATTCTCGCGCAGATCGATCTCGACGAGGCGACGACCGCCGATCTTCGCGCCGCGCTCGACCGCAAGGACGAAGACGCGACCGGCGATATTCTGCGCGGCAACGGGATCGCATTCTCGGATGCCGCAAAGGCCCTGTGTGCGTTGATCGAAACCGTGGGCCCCGCCGATGACGTGATCGGCGAGTTGCAGGCTTTGTCGCTGCCGGATGGCGCGCAGGCCGAAGTCGAACGCCTGGCGGCCGTTGTCGCCGGACTTCATGCCGCAGTGCCCGATCTGCCGCTGACCCTTGATCCGGTCGAGTATCGGGGCTTCGAATATCACACGGGCGTAAGTTTCACCCTGTTTGCCGAGGGCGTGCGGGGAGAGCTGGGCCGCGGGGGACGCTATATCACCGGCGCGGGCGAGGCGGCGACGGGGGTGTCGCTGTATATGGACTCGATCCTTCGCGCCTTGCCCGCTCCGGCACCTGTCGACCGGCTCTATCTGCCCCACGGCACGCCGTTTCAGGCGGGTGCGGAATTTCGTGACGCGGGATGGATCACGGTCGCGGGGATGGCGCCGGAAGGCGATGCGGCGGCGGAGGCGAACCGATTGGGATGTAGCCATCTACTGGTTGATGGCACGCCGGCGAGAGCCGACGGCAGTGATATTTAG